A part of Cystobacter fuscus DSM 2262 genomic DNA contains:
- a CDS encoding O-antigen ligase family protein: protein MELGDKAERRDVVAFYALTAFAALMYMLPQVWFPALAPLRLALLASGLAAGLMALRRLGRAEPLQFDGIRGGALLAFSVLALASMSWSVNPEVSRATAIELLKLTAIYLTLVNVITTPRRLAAVCGAMVLGSIVTSYGVIDSHFTGTPETLVEGYRAHWVEVYADPNRSAMNIGIIVPLAVAFLARKESGWVMRSLSLLAIVMAAVAIVFTYSRGGFIGLTVAMAVWALREKKKMRSVMLGIALAIGLAVFAPKSFWERNETVAELHQDASAMGRVYAWQVTSRMSLDKPLLGVGAGAFRHAWFDYAPPQATRAYVAHNIFLDVIGELGWVGLLFFLVFAGSSTGGAFEASRDPRMGWMARGLAAAMTGYLICDMFSGYILSAHLYVLFGLAASAHRIAQAYAVKETARDVKQAVVPGWEGSNHAA, encoded by the coding sequence ATGGAGCTGGGCGATAAAGCGGAACGCCGGGACGTGGTGGCGTTCTACGCACTGACCGCCTTCGCGGCGCTGATGTACATGCTGCCGCAGGTGTGGTTTCCCGCGTTGGCCCCCTTGCGGCTGGCGCTGTTGGCATCGGGATTGGCCGCGGGGCTGATGGCCTTGCGGAGACTGGGGCGAGCCGAGCCCCTGCAGTTCGATGGAATCCGAGGCGGGGCGCTGCTGGCGTTCTCGGTGTTGGCGCTGGCCTCGATGTCGTGGTCGGTGAACCCGGAGGTGTCGCGCGCCACCGCCATCGAGCTGCTCAAGCTCACGGCGATCTACCTGACGCTGGTGAACGTCATCACCACGCCCCGGCGGCTGGCGGCCGTATGCGGCGCCATGGTGCTGGGTTCGATCGTGACGAGCTATGGCGTCATCGACTCGCACTTCACCGGCACGCCGGAGACGCTGGTGGAGGGCTACCGGGCGCACTGGGTCGAGGTGTACGCGGACCCCAACCGCTCGGCGATGAACATCGGCATCATCGTGCCGCTCGCGGTGGCCTTCCTGGCGCGCAAGGAGAGCGGCTGGGTGATGCGCTCGCTGTCGCTGCTGGCCATCGTCATGGCGGCGGTGGCCATCGTGTTCACCTACTCGCGCGGTGGCTTCATCGGCCTGACGGTGGCCATGGCGGTGTGGGCGCTGCGCGAGAAGAAGAAGATGCGCTCGGTGATGCTCGGCATCGCGCTGGCCATCGGCCTGGCGGTGTTCGCGCCCAAGAGCTTCTGGGAGCGCAACGAGACGGTGGCGGAGCTGCACCAGGACGCCTCGGCGATGGGCCGTGTGTACGCCTGGCAGGTGACGTCGCGCATGAGCCTGGACAAGCCGTTGCTCGGAGTGGGCGCGGGCGCGTTCCGCCACGCCTGGTTCGACTACGCGCCGCCCCAGGCCACGCGGGCCTACGTGGCGCACAACATCTTCCTGGACGTCATCGGTGAGCTGGGCTGGGTGGGCCTGCTCTTCTTCCTGGTGTTCGCCGGGAGCTCCACGGGTGGCGCCTTCGAGGCCTCGAGGGATCCACGCATGGGGTGGATGGCGCGAGGACTGGCGGCGGCGATGACGGGCTACCTCATCTGCGACATGTTCTCCGGCTACATCCTCTCGGCGCACCTGTATGTGCTCTTCGGGCTGGCGGCGAGCGCGCATCGCATCGCCCAGGCGTACGCGGTGAAGGAGACGGCGCGCGACGTGAAGCAGGCGGTGGTGCCGGGATGGGAGGGCTCGAACCATGCGGCGTGA
- a CDS encoding glycosyltransferase produces MRREETRMAQAPLRLVQFTKSFYFGGTEVQVVELLRGLPASYRVQVSVLDAVGPLMEPIRKMGITPEEFSLRGSLARPNTLAQVMRMARWLKQERVELVHVHDFYATVLAVPAAKLAGTKVIVGRLDLAHWHGKVRRALLRKLTHLADHVVGNAEAIREMLVKEEGIAPEKITVIPNGLDIVRFDQRRRAGLQAPLPDTHGAPVVVHVANMNHPVKRQEDLLRALALVRRAGHTLHAFLVGDGPRRPEMEKLAGALGVSDTVHFLKHRGDVPAIYERADFGVLCSSAEGMSNAVMEGMAAGLPMVVTNVGGNPELVADGERGLVVPPLRPDALGEAFLQLLGDRERGRRMGAQARAFVERELSLTRMVRRHDALYRRVARGE; encoded by the coding sequence ATGCGGCGTGAGGAGACGCGGATGGCGCAAGCGCCTCTGCGCCTGGTGCAGTTCACCAAGTCCTTCTACTTCGGTGGCACCGAGGTGCAGGTGGTGGAGCTGTTGCGCGGCCTGCCCGCCAGCTACCGCGTACAGGTGTCCGTGCTGGACGCCGTGGGGCCGCTGATGGAGCCCATCCGCAAGATGGGCATCACCCCGGAGGAGTTCTCCCTGCGCGGCTCGCTCGCCCGGCCCAACACGCTCGCCCAGGTGATGCGCATGGCGCGCTGGCTCAAGCAGGAGCGGGTGGAGCTCGTCCACGTGCACGACTTCTACGCGACGGTGCTGGCGGTGCCGGCGGCGAAGCTCGCGGGGACGAAGGTGATCGTCGGGCGGTTGGACCTGGCGCACTGGCACGGCAAGGTGCGGCGGGCGCTGCTGCGCAAGCTCACCCACCTGGCGGACCACGTGGTGGGCAACGCGGAGGCCATCCGCGAGATGCTCGTGAAGGAGGAGGGCATCGCGCCGGAGAAGATCACGGTCATCCCCAACGGCCTGGACATCGTGCGCTTCGATCAGCGCCGGCGCGCGGGACTCCAGGCGCCGCTGCCGGACACGCACGGGGCGCCCGTGGTGGTGCACGTGGCGAACATGAACCACCCGGTGAAGCGGCAGGAGGATCTCCTGCGGGCCCTGGCGTTGGTGCGGCGCGCGGGGCACACGCTGCATGCCTTCCTCGTGGGGGATGGGCCGCGGCGGCCGGAGATGGAGAAGCTCGCGGGGGCGCTGGGCGTCTCGGACACCGTGCACTTCCTCAAGCACCGCGGGGACGTGCCCGCCATCTACGAGCGCGCGGACTTCGGCGTGCTGTGCTCCAGCGCCGAGGGCATGTCCAACGCGGTGATGGAGGGCATGGCCGCGGGGCTTCCCATGGTGGTGACGAACGTGGGCGGCAACCCGGAGCTGGTGGCGGATGGCGAGCGGGGCCTGGTGGTGCCGCCCCTGCGGCCGGATGCGCTGGGTGAGGCGTTCCTCCAGTTGCTCGGAGACCGGGAGAGGGGCCGGCGCATGGGGGCCCAGGCGCGCGCCTTCGTGGAGCGAGAGCTGTCGCTGACGCGGATGGTGCGTCGGCACGACGCGTTGTACCGGCGCGTGGCGCGAGGCGAATGA
- a CDS encoding DUF4097 family beta strand repeat-containing protein: MLSTALIVVLASAPAPASWRFEAGATPEVSLSAINGSIQVEAVEGQTVSVEARREDGADVKPFLDVEHDGDEVSVSVCCGPCEEGRASRCDNPVPVHLVVKLPRGSELEVSAVGAPVKVTGVTGSLEVNTVSGDVSLLGSRGRLEVATVDGSVELRPDDLEDTEVSTVSGNVKLKLPRDAGAQVEFSSVGGRFNGSGVSLGSIERRYGNGGSAVEVNTVSGSFDLQSDAATN; the protein is encoded by the coding sequence ATGCTCTCCACCGCCCTGATCGTCGTCCTGGCCTCCGCTCCCGCGCCCGCGTCCTGGCGGTTCGAGGCGGGGGCCACTCCCGAGGTGAGCCTCAGTGCCATCAATGGCTCCATCCAGGTGGAGGCCGTGGAGGGCCAGACAGTCTCGGTGGAGGCTCGGCGGGAGGATGGAGCAGACGTGAAGCCCTTCCTCGACGTGGAGCATGACGGGGACGAGGTGAGCGTGTCGGTGTGTTGTGGCCCCTGCGAGGAGGGGCGCGCGTCCCGCTGCGACAATCCGGTGCCCGTGCACCTCGTGGTGAAGCTCCCGCGGGGCTCCGAGCTGGAGGTGAGCGCGGTGGGGGCTCCGGTGAAGGTGACGGGGGTGACGGGCTCGCTGGAGGTGAACACGGTCAGCGGTGACGTGTCCCTGCTCGGCTCGCGTGGTCGTCTGGAGGTGGCCACGGTGGACGGTAGCGTGGAGCTGCGGCCCGATGATCTCGAGGACACGGAGGTGAGCACCGTGTCCGGCAACGTGAAGCTGAAGCTGCCGCGCGACGCGGGCGCTCAGGTGGAGTTCTCCTCGGTGGGAGGCCGCTTCAACGGCTCCGGGGTGTCCCTGGGCTCCATCGAGCGGCGCTACGGCAACGGCGGGAGCGCCGTGGAGGTCAACACCGTGAGCGGCTCGTTCGACCTCCAGTCCGACGCGGCCACGAACTGA
- a CDS encoding expansin EXLX1 family cellulose-binding protein, giving the protein MHRTTLPLARLSVVALLLSLAACGPESNVEPSAADESTRTADTLASTPIGNFKDGLITYYNATGAGACSFDASPQDLDVAAIAQGEYENSGACGSCAEVQGPLGTVRVRIVDVCPGCTTAGHLDLSREAFAKIAKPIDGRVAVKWRFVSCPVTGPIQYRFKTGSSQYWTAIQVRNHALPIKKLEYMSNGKWVAVPRLDYNYFVQASGMGTGTLRVRVTASNGQVLEDTLPSIQAEKTFPGKAQFTP; this is encoded by the coding sequence ATGCACAGAACCACCTTGCCCCTCGCTCGCTTGTCCGTCGTCGCCCTGTTGCTGTCGCTCGCCGCCTGCGGGCCCGAGTCGAATGTCGAACCGAGCGCGGCGGACGAGTCCACGCGCACCGCGGACACCCTGGCTTCGACTCCGATCGGTAACTTCAAGGATGGCCTCATCACCTACTACAACGCGACTGGCGCGGGCGCCTGCAGCTTCGACGCGAGCCCGCAGGACCTCGACGTGGCCGCCATCGCCCAGGGCGAGTACGAGAACAGCGGGGCGTGTGGCTCGTGCGCCGAGGTGCAGGGACCGCTGGGCACGGTGCGGGTGCGCATCGTGGATGTCTGCCCCGGGTGCACCACCGCGGGCCACCTGGACCTCAGCCGCGAGGCCTTCGCGAAGATCGCCAAGCCCATCGATGGCCGCGTGGCCGTGAAATGGCGCTTCGTCTCGTGCCCGGTGACGGGCCCCATCCAGTACCGCTTCAAGACGGGCAGCAGCCAGTACTGGACGGCCATCCAGGTGCGCAACCACGCCCTGCCCATCAAGAAGCTGGAGTACATGAGCAACGGCAAGTGGGTGGCGGTCCCGCGCCTGGACTACAACTACTTCGTGCAGGCCTCGGGGATGGGCACGGGCACCCTCCGGGTCCGGGTGACGGCCTCGAACGGGCAGGTGCTCGAGGACACCCTGCCGAGCATCCAGGCCGAGAAGACGTTCCCCGGCAAGGCCCAGTTCACGCCGTAG
- a CDS encoding histone deacetylase family protein: MKVAHSPLHARHDGGKELHRGELVPCFEMPVRADYILAAVRRAGLEVLEPRPFPLESLLRVHDAGFVEFLRTAHAEWRAAGKAGFMLPSGFPARALRRDHIPSGINGKMGYYAFDASTPIVEGTWDAALAAAHCALTAAAWVAEGDKSAYALCRPPGHHAARSVYGGYCFLNNAALAAQHLRDQGFGRVAVLDVDYHHGNGTQDIFWERSDVLFVSIHATPETEYPYFLGYADERGEGAGEGYTRNFPLPRGSTWKEYDTALGAALDVVGGFAPDALVVSLGVDTYEGDPISAFKLATEHFPLMGRRLAGLKVPTVFVQEGGYAVEEIGTNVAGVLEGFLGG; the protein is encoded by the coding sequence ATGAAAGTCGCTCATTCCCCCCTTCATGCCCGCCACGATGGGGGCAAGGAACTGCATCGCGGCGAGCTGGTGCCGTGCTTCGAGATGCCGGTCCGCGCCGACTACATCCTGGCGGCGGTGCGACGCGCCGGCCTCGAGGTGCTCGAGCCGCGCCCGTTCCCGCTGGAGTCGCTGCTGCGCGTCCATGACGCCGGCTTCGTCGAGTTCCTGCGCACCGCCCACGCCGAGTGGCGCGCGGCCGGCAAGGCGGGCTTCATGTTGCCGAGCGGCTTTCCCGCCCGCGCCCTGCGACGTGATCACATCCCCTCCGGCATCAACGGCAAGATGGGCTACTACGCCTTCGATGCCAGCACGCCCATCGTCGAGGGCACCTGGGACGCCGCGCTCGCCGCCGCCCATTGCGCCCTGACGGCCGCCGCGTGGGTCGCCGAGGGCGACAAGAGCGCCTATGCCCTGTGCCGTCCTCCCGGACACCATGCCGCTCGCTCCGTCTACGGCGGCTACTGCTTCCTCAACAACGCGGCCCTGGCGGCGCAGCACCTGAGGGACCAGGGCTTCGGGCGGGTGGCGGTGCTGGACGTGGACTATCACCACGGCAATGGCACCCAGGACATCTTCTGGGAGCGCTCCGACGTGCTGTTCGTGTCCATCCACGCCACCCCGGAGACCGAGTACCCCTACTTCCTCGGCTACGCCGACGAGCGGGGCGAGGGCGCCGGAGAGGGGTACACCCGCAACTTCCCGCTGCCGCGGGGCTCCACCTGGAAGGAGTACGACACCGCCCTGGGCGCGGCGCTGGATGTCGTGGGCGGGTTCGCGCCGGATGCGCTCGTGGTGTCGCTCGGCGTGGATACCTACGAGGGTGATCCGATCAGCGCCTTCAAGCTCGCCACGGAGCACTTCCCGCTGATGGGAAGGCGCCTGGCCGGGCTGAAGGTGCCCACCGTCTTCGTGCAGGAAGGTGGCTACGCGGTGGAGGAGATCGGCACCAACGTCGCCGGAGTCCTGGAGGGCTTCCTGGGCGGGTAG
- a CDS encoding PAS domain-containing sensor histidine kinase: MSHEPSGELFASSGEMGAFLRDVDWERTPLGPVGQWPRLLRTSVRICLSQRLPTLILWGPEFILLYNQGYIPILQMKHPRAIGKPFRDVWPEVWNVLGAQLREVVSTKVASWSEELPLQVNRRGFLEETYFTFSFAPLLDEEGKVSGIFCSGTETTQYVLAERRLRTSRELGEAVLGAKTVEEACAAIARTLSRNTADVPFSALYLTTEEQTQARLVSTSGLLADQPQCPDLLSLSVENAPWPLAKVARTGAAELVELSPRPTGEPPETVLLEPARSALVLPILRAGQARPSGFLVVGLNPLCALDERYRSFLELAAGQIAVAVASARAYEEERRRAEALLELDRAKTAFFSNVSHEFRTPLTLMLGPLQDARASVEQALRGESLDVVIRNSERLLRLVNNLLDFSRIEAGRTEAHYQPTALDVLTAELVSGFQSATERAGLRLVVDCPPLSEPVYVDRSLWEMIVLNLVSNAFKFTFEGGITVRLREEERHVLLEVEDTGTGIPAHELPHVFERFHRVRDARARSIEGSGIGLALVRELVELHEGTISVESQVGRGTRFTVCLPRGSAHLPKERLQEEPRRASPATEPRHYIQEALRWLPEDMEEEAPLPAPQAPPLSPPPREQPSGRVLIVDDNADMRDYLRRILAPHFEVQRAVDGLTGFEAARAQRPDLIVSDVMMPGLDGLGLLRRLREDPELRAIPVLLLSAQAGPEAAVSGLDAGADDYLVKPFSARELLARVRSNLELARTRRELFRHEALEAGLREAVHARDEFLSVASHELKTPLTRFRLQLEIVTRGLSEESRERVGARLDTASQAVRNLAALVETLLDVSRINTGQLHLRFHDVDLGALVAEAVEDARDEAERAGCTLVSRGKASLVARCDPTRIRQVIDNLLSNAVKFGRGKPVEVHLETEGGVARVIVIDHGIGIAPRDRSRIFERFERAVSARHYGGFGLGLWIARQVVEAHRGDITVTPTPGGGSTFTLELPLEATAMLETGAGYESP, translated from the coding sequence ATGAGCCACGAGCCTTCCGGCGAGCTCTTCGCCTCGAGTGGAGAGATGGGCGCGTTCCTCCGGGACGTGGACTGGGAGCGAACGCCGCTCGGTCCGGTGGGCCAATGGCCGCGACTGCTGCGCACCTCCGTGCGCATCTGCCTCAGTCAGCGCCTTCCCACCCTCATCTTGTGGGGGCCGGAGTTCATCCTGCTCTACAACCAGGGTTACATCCCCATCCTCCAGATGAAGCACCCCAGGGCGATCGGCAAACCCTTTCGCGACGTCTGGCCGGAGGTCTGGAATGTCCTGGGGGCGCAACTCCGGGAAGTGGTCTCCACGAAAGTCGCCTCCTGGTCGGAAGAGCTTCCGCTCCAGGTCAATCGCAGGGGGTTCCTGGAAGAGACCTACTTCACCTTCTCGTTCGCGCCCCTGCTCGATGAGGAGGGGAAGGTCAGTGGCATCTTCTGCTCGGGGACCGAGACCACCCAATATGTGCTCGCCGAACGCCGGCTGCGGACCTCGCGGGAGCTGGGGGAAGCCGTGCTGGGCGCGAAGACGGTGGAGGAGGCGTGCGCCGCGATCGCTCGCACGCTGAGCCGCAACACCGCGGACGTGCCGTTCTCGGCGCTCTATTTGACGACAGAGGAGCAGACGCAGGCGCGGCTGGTGAGTACCTCGGGCCTCCTGGCGGACCAGCCCCAGTGCCCCGACCTTCTCTCGTTGAGTGTCGAGAACGCCCCCTGGCCCCTGGCCAAGGTGGCGCGGACGGGCGCCGCGGAACTCGTCGAGCTGTCACCACGGCCCACCGGCGAGCCACCGGAAACGGTCTTGCTCGAGCCCGCGCGGTCCGCGCTCGTGTTGCCCATCCTTCGCGCGGGCCAGGCGCGCCCCTCTGGCTTCCTGGTCGTCGGCCTGAATCCGCTCTGCGCGCTCGACGAGCGCTACCGGTCCTTCCTCGAGCTCGCCGCGGGGCAGATCGCCGTCGCGGTGGCGAGTGCCCGCGCCTACGAGGAGGAGCGTCGGCGCGCCGAGGCCCTGCTGGAGCTGGATCGGGCCAAGACGGCCTTCTTCAGCAACGTGTCCCATGAGTTCCGCACGCCCCTGACGCTGATGCTCGGGCCGCTCCAGGACGCGCGCGCCTCCGTGGAGCAGGCGCTTCGAGGCGAGTCCCTCGACGTCGTCATTCGCAACAGCGAGCGCCTGCTGCGGCTGGTGAACAACCTGCTCGACTTCTCGCGCATCGAGGCGGGACGCACCGAGGCGCACTACCAGCCCACCGCGCTCGACGTCCTCACGGCGGAGCTGGTCAGCGGCTTCCAGTCCGCCACGGAGCGCGCCGGGCTGAGACTCGTCGTGGACTGTCCTCCCCTGTCCGAGCCCGTCTACGTCGACCGGAGCCTGTGGGAGATGATCGTCCTCAACCTGGTGTCGAATGCCTTCAAGTTCACCTTCGAGGGCGGCATCACCGTGCGGCTGCGTGAGGAGGAACGGCACGTCCTCCTCGAGGTGGAAGACACGGGGACGGGCATTCCCGCGCACGAGCTGCCCCACGTCTTCGAGCGGTTCCACCGGGTGCGAGACGCCCGGGCCCGCTCCATCGAGGGGAGTGGTATCGGGCTGGCGCTCGTGCGGGAGCTGGTGGAGCTCCACGAGGGGACGATCTCGGTGGAGAGCCAGGTGGGCCGGGGCACCCGGTTCACGGTGTGCCTTCCCCGGGGCTCGGCGCATCTGCCGAAGGAGCGGCTCCAGGAGGAGCCACGGCGGGCATCCCCCGCGACGGAGCCCAGGCACTACATCCAGGAGGCGCTCCGGTGGTTGCCCGAGGACATGGAGGAGGAGGCGCCGCTCCCCGCCCCCCAGGCTCCTCCCCTCTCGCCGCCCCCACGGGAGCAGCCTTCCGGCCGGGTGCTCATCGTCGACGACAACGCGGACATGCGCGACTACCTGCGCCGCATCCTCGCTCCCCATTTCGAAGTCCAGCGGGCAGTGGACGGGCTCACCGGGTTCGAGGCCGCGCGCGCGCAGCGCCCGGACCTCATCGTCAGCGACGTGATGATGCCCGGCCTGGACGGGCTGGGGCTGCTCCGGCGGCTCCGCGAGGATCCGGAGCTGCGCGCCATCCCCGTCCTCCTGCTGTCCGCCCAGGCCGGTCCCGAAGCCGCCGTGAGCGGGCTCGACGCGGGAGCGGATGACTACCTCGTGAAACCGTTCTCCGCCCGGGAGTTGCTCGCCCGGGTGCGCTCCAACCTCGAGCTCGCGAGGACGCGCCGGGAGCTCTTCCGCCACGAGGCGCTCGAGGCCGGTCTCCGGGAAGCCGTGCACGCCCGGGACGAGTTCCTCTCCGTGGCCAGCCACGAGCTGAAGACGCCCCTGACCCGCTTCCGCCTTCAACTGGAGATCGTGACGCGAGGCCTGAGCGAGGAGAGCCGGGAGCGCGTCGGGGCGCGGCTCGACACGGCCAGCCAGGCCGTGCGCAACCTGGCCGCGCTGGTCGAAACGCTCCTGGATGTGTCGAGGATCAACACCGGCCAGCTCCACCTGCGCTTCCACGACGTGGACCTGGGGGCGCTCGTGGCCGAGGCGGTCGAGGACGCGCGGGACGAGGCCGAGCGCGCGGGCTGCACCCTCGTCTCGCGGGGGAAGGCCTCCCTCGTGGCGAGGTGTGACCCCACGCGCATCCGCCAGGTCATCGACAACCTGCTGTCCAACGCCGTGAAGTTCGGAAGGGGCAAGCCGGTGGAGGTGCACCTCGAGACGGAGGGAGGAGTCGCCCGGGTGATCGTGATCGACCACGGCATCGGCATCGCTCCACGGGACCGCTCCCGCATCTTCGAGCGCTTCGAGCGCGCGGTCTCCGCACGCCATTACGGTGGCTTCGGACTGGGGCTGTGGATCGCCCGGCAGGTGGTGGAGGCCCACCGGGGTGACATCACGGTCACCCCGACGCCCGGCGGCGGCTCCACCTTCACCCTGGAGCTGCCGCTCGAGGCCACCGCGATGCTGGAAACGGGCGCGGGGTACGAGTCGCCGTGA
- a CDS encoding SDR family oxidoreductase, with translation MSKVWFVTGSSRGFGRQFVKAALERGDRVAATARNADSLSDLVGQFGKAIHPLTLDVTHKAAVEAALREASAHFGRLDIVVNNAGYGQFGFVEEVSEQEVRAQMETNFFGALWVTQAAVALMRQQGSGHIIQISSIGGVAAFPSLGIYHASKWALEAMSESLAQEVAGFGIKVTIVEPGAFSTDWGGSSAVHARQNDAYAGLRKAMAARRSGASYGEPVGAANALLRIVDAQNPPLRVLFGGQPVDIVKGLYAKRLETWAQWEELSRAADGK, from the coding sequence ATGAGCAAGGTATGGTTCGTTACTGGTTCTTCTCGCGGATTCGGACGCCAGTTCGTCAAGGCCGCCCTGGAGCGTGGAGACCGGGTGGCCGCGACGGCCCGGAACGCCGACTCCCTGTCGGACCTCGTCGGTCAGTTCGGCAAAGCCATCCATCCGCTGACCCTCGACGTCACCCACAAGGCCGCAGTGGAGGCCGCCCTCCGTGAGGCATCCGCGCATTTCGGCCGGCTGGACATCGTCGTCAACAATGCCGGCTACGGGCAGTTCGGGTTCGTCGAGGAGGTCTCCGAGCAGGAGGTCCGGGCCCAGATGGAGACCAACTTCTTCGGTGCGCTCTGGGTGACCCAGGCCGCTGTCGCGCTCATGCGCCAACAGGGCTCGGGTCACATCATCCAGATCTCCAGCATCGGTGGCGTTGCCGCCTTCCCCTCGCTCGGCATCTACCATGCGTCCAAGTGGGCGCTCGAGGCCATGAGCGAGTCACTGGCCCAGGAAGTCGCCGGGTTCGGCATCAAGGTAACGATTGTCGAGCCTGGAGCCTTCAGCACTGATTGGGGCGGAAGTTCCGCCGTGCACGCCAGGCAGAACGACGCCTACGCGGGCCTGCGCAAGGCCATGGCCGCTCGTCGCAGCGGCGCGTCCTACGGAGAGCCCGTGGGTGCCGCCAACGCGCTCCTGCGCATCGTGGATGCGCAGAACCCACCCCTGCGCGTCCTCTTCGGCGGCCAGCCCGTCGACATCGTCAAGGGTCTGTACGCCAAACGTCTGGAAACCTGGGCGCAGTGGGAAGAACTCTCCCGCGCGGCCGATGGCAAATGA
- a CDS encoding cytochrome P450 family protein encodes MEAPTPSGGPVVLDRENPEFLATAYATYARLREQAPVVRTLFAKGVLDTVRVDSRVGSTADLVSSEERLLVTRYDEAVAALLDGSLSSDFRAGMTPQQLEGVAHMPEEAKPLADSLISRDPPDHTRLRKLVQPSFTARAMETLRPRVQRITDALLDKAEREAAGRGQAAPDRQMDLIEAFAYPMPITVISDLLGIPEEDRERINHLAELLMNTNRFDSSLVAARREQTRQFNAYLEELFERKRREPAEDMISQMVHTREDGDMLGHEEMISMVHTLFFAGHLTTVNLIGNGMVALFSHPDQHARMVADPALAKGMVEETLRYWGPVDYIGTPRTTIADTQLGGISIPQGAKLSVCLSSANRDPSRFPDPDVYDITRPEAHRNIAFGKGIHVCLGAPLARLEGQVAFETLFRRYPKLRLAVPVEQLKWGAGVGSGIGLRGFARIPVLF; translated from the coding sequence ATGGAGGCACCCACTCCCTCCGGCGGCCCCGTGGTCCTCGACCGGGAGAATCCCGAGTTCCTGGCCACCGCCTACGCCACCTACGCTCGCCTGCGCGAGCAGGCCCCCGTGGTTCGCACCCTGTTCGCCAAGGGAGTCCTGGACACCGTCAGGGTGGACAGCCGCGTGGGCTCCACGGCGGACCTCGTCTCGAGTGAGGAGCGGCTCCTCGTCACTCGCTATGACGAGGCCGTAGCCGCGCTCCTCGATGGGAGCCTGTCCTCCGACTTCCGCGCGGGGATGACGCCCCAACAGCTCGAAGGCGTGGCCCACATGCCCGAGGAGGCCAAACCCCTCGCCGACAGCCTCATCTCGCGTGACCCGCCCGATCACACGCGCCTGCGCAAGCTCGTCCAGCCGAGCTTCACCGCCCGCGCCATGGAGACCTTGCGGCCACGCGTCCAGCGCATCACCGATGCCCTGCTCGACAAGGCCGAGCGCGAGGCCGCCGGGCGCGGACAGGCGGCGCCGGACCGCCAGATGGACCTGATCGAGGCGTTCGCCTACCCCATGCCCATCACGGTCATCAGCGACCTGCTCGGCATTCCCGAGGAGGACCGCGAGCGCATCAACCACCTGGCCGAGCTCCTCATGAACACCAACCGGTTCGACTCCTCGCTGGTGGCGGCGCGGCGGGAGCAGACGCGGCAATTCAACGCCTATCTGGAAGAGTTGTTCGAGCGCAAGCGGCGTGAGCCGGCCGAGGACATGATCAGCCAGATGGTCCATACGCGTGAGGACGGGGACATGCTCGGCCATGAGGAGATGATCTCCATGGTGCACACTCTCTTCTTCGCCGGGCACCTGACGACCGTGAACCTGATTGGCAATGGCATGGTCGCGTTGTTCTCCCACCCGGACCAGCACGCCCGCATGGTGGCCGACCCCGCGCTCGCCAAGGGAATGGTGGAAGAGACACTGCGCTACTGGGGTCCAGTCGATTACATCGGGACGCCGCGCACCACCATCGCGGACACGCAGTTGGGTGGAATCTCCATCCCCCAGGGGGCGAAGCTGTCGGTCTGCCTCAGCTCGGCCAACCGGGATCCCTCGCGCTTCCCCGACCCGGACGTGTATGACATCACGCGGCCCGAGGCTCACCGGAACATCGCCTTCGGCAAGGGCATCCATGTCTGCCTGGGCGCGCCCCTGGCCCGGCTCGAGGGGCAGGTTGCCTTCGAGACCCTGTTCCGGCGCTACCCGAAACTGCGGCTCGCGGTCCCCGTGGAGCAGTTGAAATGGGGCGCCGGAGTGGGCTCGGGCATTGGCCTGCGCGGCTTCGCGCGCATTCCCGTCCTGTTCTAG
- a CDS encoding TetR family transcriptional regulator produces MDERSKSPEQPNLRERKQRLLRLELGEVALRLFVERGFAETTIEDIAEAAGISRRTFFRYFETKEDVVLWRLRYSSEQIGASLEARPADEPPLLAVRKALDAVSEAYITEPERYRSYLRFLLETPTLRAHFLDTQEQWRALLSRILAARLGAGRGKKELAQLTAAVAVAAQDVALRRWAEDGSRSLPDYVDETFAALPEVLAASPGPSAPAAKRARR; encoded by the coding sequence ATGGACGAGCGAAGCAAGAGCCCCGAGCAGCCAAACCTGCGCGAGCGCAAGCAACGCCTGCTCCGCTTGGAACTCGGAGAGGTGGCGCTCCGCCTGTTCGTCGAGCGAGGGTTCGCCGAGACCACCATCGAGGACATCGCGGAGGCGGCGGGCATCTCACGCCGAACGTTCTTCCGGTACTTCGAGACGAAGGAAGACGTCGTGCTCTGGCGGTTGCGCTACAGCAGCGAACAGATCGGCGCCTCGCTGGAGGCCCGGCCCGCCGACGAACCGCCCCTGCTGGCGGTGCGCAAGGCCCTGGACGCGGTGTCCGAGGCCTATATCACCGAGCCAGAGCGATACCGGAGCTACCTCCGATTCCTGCTCGAGACTCCCACGCTTCGAGCCCACTTCCTCGACACCCAGGAGCAGTGGAGGGCACTCCTGTCGCGAATCCTGGCCGCGAGGCTGGGCGCCGGACGCGGCAAGAAGGAGTTGGCCCAGCTCACCGCCGCGGTGGCGGTCGCCGCGCAGGATGTGGCCCTGCGCAGGTGGGCGGAGGACGGGTCCCGGAGTCTGCCGGACTATGTCGACGAGACCTTCGCGGCGCTTCCCGAGGTCTTGGCCGCCTCACCGGGCCCGAGCGCTCCCGCCGCGAAGCGCGCCCGGCGATAG